A region of Streptomyces sp. NBC_01750 DNA encodes the following proteins:
- the ligD gene encoding non-homologous end-joining DNA ligase has translation MGAAVELEAGGRTVRLSNPDKIYFPERGLTKLDVAQYYLAVGEGITRALRDRPTTLERYPDGVEGESFFQKRVPKYLPDWIPTAHISFPSGRTADEMRPTEVAAVIWAANLGTLTFHPWPVRGDAVDHPDELRIDLDPQPGTDFNDAVRAAHELRVILHEHGLRGWPKTSGGRGLHVFVPIEPRWDFTHVRRSAIAVGRELERRMEGKVTTAWWKEERGERIFVDYNQTARDRTIASAYSVRPKPHAPVSAPLRWDELDDVSPYDFDLVTMPARYAELGDVHADMDDHAFSLESLLELARKDERDHGLSDLPYPPDYPKMPGEPKRVQPSRAKKDKDTEKKKESD, from the coding sequence ATGGGTGCAGCGGTGGAACTGGAGGCCGGCGGGCGCACTGTACGGCTGTCCAATCCGGACAAGATCTACTTTCCCGAGCGGGGCCTCACCAAGCTGGACGTGGCCCAGTACTACCTGGCCGTGGGGGAGGGGATCACCCGCGCCCTGCGCGACCGACCCACCACTCTGGAGCGCTACCCGGACGGCGTCGAGGGTGAGTCCTTCTTCCAGAAACGCGTGCCCAAGTACCTCCCCGACTGGATTCCCACGGCCCATATCTCCTTCCCCAGCGGACGGACGGCCGACGAGATGCGCCCTACCGAGGTCGCTGCCGTGATCTGGGCGGCCAACCTCGGGACGCTGACCTTCCACCCCTGGCCGGTACGCGGAGACGCCGTCGACCACCCGGACGAGCTGCGCATCGACCTGGACCCGCAGCCGGGCACCGACTTCAACGACGCCGTCAGGGCCGCACACGAACTGCGCGTGATCCTTCACGAACACGGCCTGCGCGGCTGGCCCAAGACCTCCGGCGGTCGCGGCCTCCATGTCTTCGTGCCGATCGAGCCGCGCTGGGACTTTACGCATGTGCGGCGCTCGGCCATCGCCGTCGGCCGCGAGCTGGAGCGGCGGATGGAGGGAAAGGTGACCACGGCCTGGTGGAAGGAGGAGCGTGGCGAGCGGATCTTCGTCGACTACAACCAGACCGCCCGCGACCGCACCATCGCCTCCGCCTACTCCGTACGTCCCAAGCCGCACGCCCCGGTCTCGGCCCCGCTCCGCTGGGACGAACTCGACGATGTGTCGCCGTACGACTTCGACCTGGTGACCATGCCCGCCCGCTACGCCGAACTCGGCGATGTGCACGCCGACATGGACGACCACGCCTTCTCCCTGGAGAGCCTGCTGGAGCTCGCCCGCAAGGACGAGCGCGATCACGGCCTGAGCGATCTGCCGTACCCGCCGGACTACCCGAAGATGCCGGGCGAGCCGAAGCGGGTGCAGCCGAGCCGCGCGAAGAAGGACAAGGACACGGAGAAGAAGAAAGAGAGCGATTGA
- a CDS encoding ATP-dependent DNA ligase — protein MDLPVMPPVKPMLAKSVKKIPPGMQYEAKWDGFRAIVHRDGDELVIGSRTGKPLTRYFPELAADLLANLPDRCVVDGEIVIAHEGRLDFDRLTERIHPAESRVKLLAEQTPASFVAFDLLAIGDEALLDAPLSVRRTTLAAALADAEPPVHLAPATTDAELAQEWFQRYEGAGLDGIIAKPLDLPYRPDARLMFKIKHERTADAVVAGYRFHKSGPIVGSLLLGLYDDSGALQHVGVCAAFSMKRREELIEELEPLRMDAPDDHPWAAWTDESAHESARLPGATSRWTGKKDLSWVALRPERVVEVAYDHMEGDRFRHTAQFRRWRPDRDPSGCTYTQLEEPVRYDLSEVLSPPGE, from the coding sequence ATGGATCTTCCTGTGATGCCGCCCGTCAAGCCGATGCTGGCCAAGTCGGTGAAGAAGATCCCGCCGGGTATGCAGTACGAGGCCAAATGGGACGGCTTCCGCGCGATCGTCCACCGGGACGGCGATGAGCTGGTGATCGGCTCCAGGACCGGCAAGCCGCTCACCCGCTACTTCCCCGAGCTGGCCGCCGATCTGCTGGCCAACCTCCCCGACCGCTGCGTCGTCGACGGAGAGATCGTCATCGCCCACGAGGGGCGGCTGGACTTCGACAGGCTCACCGAGCGGATTCACCCGGCCGAGTCCCGGGTGAAGCTGCTCGCCGAACAGACCCCGGCGAGCTTTGTCGCCTTCGATCTGCTCGCCATCGGTGACGAAGCCCTGCTGGACGCGCCGCTCTCGGTACGGCGCACCACCCTGGCCGCCGCACTGGCCGACGCCGAACCACCCGTACATCTCGCGCCCGCCACCACCGATGCCGAGCTGGCGCAGGAGTGGTTCCAGCGTTACGAGGGCGCCGGGCTCGACGGGATCATCGCCAAGCCGCTGGACCTGCCGTACCGGCCGGACGCCCGTCTGATGTTCAAGATCAAGCACGAGCGCACTGCGGATGCCGTGGTGGCCGGCTATCGCTTCCACAAGAGCGGCCCGATTGTCGGCTCACTGCTCCTTGGCCTGTACGACGACTCGGGCGCGCTGCAGCATGTCGGCGTCTGCGCCGCGTTCTCCATGAAGCGGCGCGAGGAGTTGATCGAGGAGCTCGAGCCGCTGCGGATGGATGCACCGGACGACCATCCATGGGCCGCATGGACGGACGAGAGCGCCCATGAGAGCGCCCGGCTGCCCGGTGCGACCAGCCGCTGGACCGGCAAGAAGGACCTCTCCTGGGTGGCGCTGCGGCCCGAGCGGGTGGTCGAGGTCGCCTACGACCACATGGAGGGCGACCGCTTCCGGCACACCGCCCAGTTCCGCCGGTGGCGGCCGGACCGCGATCCCTCCGGCTGCACCTATACGCAGCTTGAGGAACCGGTGCGGTACGACCTGTCCGAGGTGCTGTCACCCCCCGGAGAATGA
- a CDS encoding GlxA family transcriptional regulator: protein MHTVAVLALDGVIAFDLSTPLEVFARTRLPDGRAAYRVRVCAPAEEVDAGAFTLRAPWGLEALADADTIILPGCADPTVPVAPEALDALRAAAARGTRIASICAGAFVLAATGLLDGLRATTHWLCAAALAALHPEVEVDPDVLYVDNGQFLTSAGAAAGLDLCLHMIRRDHGSAVAADAARLSVMPLEREGGQAQFIVHDRPPNPDGATLEPLLRWMEENAGRELTVGEIAAHAGLSTRTLNRRFREQTATTPVQWLHRARVRQAQYLLETTGYSVDRIATQVGFGSPTAFRDRFKRQVGTSPHAYRRAFQGSDALQRI from the coding sequence ATGCACACTGTGGCCGTACTCGCCCTGGACGGGGTCATCGCCTTCGACCTGTCCACGCCGCTCGAAGTGTTCGCCCGCACCCGGCTGCCCGACGGCCGGGCCGCGTACCGGGTCCGGGTCTGCGCTCCGGCGGAGGAGGTCGACGCGGGAGCGTTCACGCTGCGCGCGCCCTGGGGCCTGGAGGCACTTGCCGATGCGGACACGATCATCCTGCCGGGCTGCGCCGATCCGACCGTGCCGGTCGCGCCCGAGGCGCTCGACGCGCTGCGGGCAGCTGCCGCTCGGGGTACGCGTATCGCCTCGATCTGCGCCGGCGCGTTCGTCCTGGCCGCCACCGGTCTGCTGGACGGCCTGCGTGCCACCACCCACTGGCTCTGCGCTGCCGCGCTCGCCGCACTGCACCCCGAGGTCGAGGTGGACCCCGATGTGCTGTACGTGGACAACGGACAGTTCCTGACCTCGGCCGGGGCCGCCGCAGGACTCGATCTTTGTCTGCACATGATCCGCCGGGACCACGGCTCGGCGGTGGCGGCCGACGCGGCGCGGCTTTCGGTGATGCCGCTGGAACGCGAGGGCGGACAGGCGCAGTTCATCGTTCACGACCGGCCGCCGAACCCGGACGGCGCGACCCTGGAGCCTCTGTTGCGCTGGATGGAGGAGAACGCCGGGCGCGAGCTCACCGTCGGCGAGATCGCGGCGCACGCGGGCCTGAGCACCCGCACGCTCAACCGCCGCTTCCGCGAACAGACGGCGACCACGCCGGTGCAGTGGCTGCACCGGGCCCGTGTCCGCCAGGCGCAGTATCTGCTGGAGACGACGGGGTATTCGGTGGACCGGATCGCCACCCAGGTCGGTTTCGGCTCACCGACGGCGTTCCGGGACCGCTTCAAACGCCAGGTCGGCACCAGCCCGCACGCCTACCGCCGCGCTTTCCAGGGCTCGGACGCGCTTCAGCGGATCTGA